In Chryseobacterium oranimense, a single window of DNA contains:
- a CDS encoding SRPBCC domain-containing protein — translation MRFFKIIAVILVLVVGAYAASMYFFVDENKDFKIEKEIDYPLDKVFSQFNNLQHFTRWNNFFTSSPSIDIDYYTPYEGQGSAISYVDPKNDTDGEMFIRYENPAKSLRYQLFEDRNENPTVVDVQFKAVSPDKTKITWYVHTPKLSVLRRVENFWTEDRFAENINKSMVNLKNVLGNKVEKDNQMASIKYDSLMVENEENKLLLGINVSASNKKEALYKNIVMNYSKIYNYVTMDLGKKDDEFGFPVLITDADNYKDKEVSYFLGIPLSKKIGVPDNNFSFRTVNPSQNYVIYYKGNYEGRIRAVQQLIQKAKKDEMRFGDIRQTFIERPVEGQEVNIKLSLSVYK, via the coding sequence ATGCGTTTTTTTAAAATAATAGCCGTAATTCTTGTTCTTGTGGTAGGAGCTTATGCTGCTTCCATGTATTTTTTCGTGGACGAAAACAAGGATTTTAAGATTGAAAAGGAGATCGATTATCCTTTAGATAAAGTCTTTTCCCAGTTTAATAATCTGCAGCATTTCACCAGATGGAATAACTTTTTTACAAGTTCACCATCCATTGATATCGATTATTATACGCCTTACGAAGGCCAGGGAAGCGCTATCAGTTATGTAGACCCGAAAAATGATACGGATGGGGAAATGTTCATTCGATATGAAAATCCGGCAAAAAGTCTGAGATACCAGCTTTTCGAAGACAGGAATGAAAACCCGACGGTGGTGGATGTTCAGTTCAAGGCAGTTTCTCCGGATAAAACAAAAATTACGTGGTATGTGCATACTCCTAAACTTTCCGTACTGAGAAGGGTGGAAAATTTCTGGACAGAAGACCGGTTTGCTGAAAACATCAACAAAAGCATGGTCAATCTGAAAAATGTACTGGGCAACAAAGTAGAAAAAGATAACCAGATGGCTTCCATTAAATATGACAGCTTAATGGTAGAAAATGAAGAAAATAAGTTACTTCTGGGAATTAATGTAAGCGCATCCAACAAAAAAGAGGCGCTCTATAAAAATATCGTTATGAATTACAGCAAAATTTATAACTATGTAACGATGGATCTTGGTAAAAAAGACGATGAATTCGGCTTTCCGGTGCTGATTACCGATGCCGATAACTATAAAGACAAAGAAGTTTCCTATTTCCTGGGAATACCTCTTTCCAAAAAGATAGGGGTTCCGGATAATAATTTCAGTTTCCGAACCGTAAATCCTTCCCAAAACTATGTAATTTACTACAAAGGAAATTATGAAGGCAGAATACGGGCTGTTCAGCAGCTGATTCAGAAGGCCAAAAAAGATGAGATGCGCTTCGGGGATATCCGCCAGACCTTCATTGAGCGTCCGGTTGAAGGGCAGGAAGTAAATATTAAGCTCTCATTATCAGTGTATAAGTAA